The following proteins are encoded in a genomic region of Drosophila miranda strain MSH22 chromosome 4, D.miranda_PacBio2.1, whole genome shotgun sequence:
- the LOC108161584 gene encoding titin translates to MCLRKQAKLPPYKAPDIVDGECHIIGKEPWCETIVKNQGTPHPSIPEDTTEKATTKLDITEKPTTEMSTTEKQTTETPTTETPTTEMPTTEEDTTEKTTTDKLTTEKTTTEEVTTEEDTAEKPTTETDTTKKHITEGDTTEKATAQEETTEEHTTEEVTTEEDTTQKETSEEVTTEEDTTEESSTEESSTEEYTTGKTTTEKPTTEEYTAEEYTTEKPTTEEYTAEEYTTEEETTEESTTEEDTTEESTTEEYTTEEYTTKENTTEEYTTDEDTTEESTTEEYTAEEYTTEEYTTEKQTTEEYTTAEYTTEEYTTEKQTTEEYTTEESTTEEYTTDEDTTEESTTEEYTTEESTAEEYTTEKQTTEEYTTEEYTTEEYTTEEYTTEEYTTEKQTTEEYTTEESTTEEYTTEEDTTEESNTEEYTTEEDTTEEDTTEKLTTDEDTTEENTTEEDTTEENTTEEGTTEEDTTEECTTEEERTEKATTEKSTTEEDATEEYTAEEYTTEESTTEEYTAEEYTTEESTTEEYTTEKQTTEEYTTAEYTTEEYTTEKQTTEEYTTEESTTEEYTTDEDTTEESTTEEYTTEEYTTEEYTTEESTAEEYTTEKQTTEEYTTEEYTTEEYTTEKQTTEEYTTEESTTEEYTTEEDTTEESNTEENTTEEDVTEKLTTDEDITEENTTEEDTTEEDTTEEVTTKEDTTEEYITEEDTTDNPSTEQDTTKENTTEKDTTEEDTTVDDTTEEDTTEKLTTDEDTTEENTTEKDTKEENTTDEETSKEDTTEEYITEEDTTENPSTEEDTTVEDTTEESTTEEYTAEEETTEKETTEEVTPEKPTTEKLTTDEDTTEEDTTEEDTTEEDTTEEDTTEEYITEEDTIENQTIEKSTIEEETTEYPTENDTTSEDRTEEDITEEDITAEDTTEKEDTTEDYTTEEDAIEEDTTEDGRMEEGPTEKASEEEYTAEENKTDGDSSEKPKSEKDTSKEEPKELPKSEEDSSQEAPDGAPFFEEDISKKEPNETPKSEEEKSTEKQKEKPKSEEDTSKEKATETPKSEEHTSQEAPDGAPFFEEQISKEEPNETPKSEEDKSTAKQKEKPKSEEDTSKEKATETPKSEEHTSQEAPDGAPFFEEHISKEEPNETPKSEEDTSQEAPDGAPFFEEDISKEEPNETPKSEEEKSTEKQKEKPKSEEDTSKEKATDTPKSEEHTSQEAPDGAPFFEEHISKEEPNETPKSEEEKSTEKQKEKPKSEEDTSKEKATETPKSEEHTSQEELALGPKLAEFISKEEPAKNLKSEEHTSKEESKETPKSEEDTSHEELSWGPKLAEFISKEEPAEKLKSEEHTSKEESKETPKSEEDTSQEELAWGPELAEFISKEEPAEKLKSEEHTWKEANTNYKISNQKKKI, encoded by the exons ATGTGTTTGAGAAAGCAGGCGAAGTTACCCC CTTATAAGGCCCCGGATATTGTGGATGGCGAATGTCACATAATTGGGAAAGAACCATGGTGTGAAACAATTGTCAAAAATCAAGGGACGCCACATCCTTCAATACCAGAAGACACAACagaaaaagcaacaacaaaattagACATAACAGAAAAACCAACAACAGAAATGTcaacaacagaaaaacaaacaacGGAAACGCCAACAACAGAAACGCCAACAACAGAAATGCCAACAACAGAAGAAGACACAacagaaaaaacaacaacagacaAATTaacaacagaaaaaacaaCCACAGAAGAAGTCACAACAGAAGAAGACACAGCAGAAAAACCAACAACCGAAAcagacacaacaaaaaaacacataaCAGAAGGAGACACAACGGAAAAAGCAACAGCACAAGAAGAAACCACAGAAGAACACACAACAGAAGAAGTCACAACCGAAGAAGACACAACGCAAAAAGAAACATCAGAAGAAGTCACAACAGAAGAAGACACAACAGAAGAAAGCTCAACAGAAGAAAGCTCAACAGAAGAATACACAACaggaaaaacaacaacagaaaaaccAACCACAGAAGAATACACAGCAGAAGAATATACAACAGAAAAACCAACCACAGAAGAATACACAGCAGAAGAATATACAACAGAAGAGGAAACAACAGAAGAAAGCACAACAGAAGAGGACACAACAGAAGAAAGCACAACAGAAGAATACACAACAGAAGAATacacaacaaaagaaaacacaaCAGAAGAATACACAACAGACGAGGACACAACAGAAGAAAGCACAACAGAAGAATACACAGCAGAAGAATACACAACAGAAGAATACACAACAGAAAAACAAACCACGGAAGAATACACAACAGCAGAATATACAACAGAAGAATACACAACAGAAAAACAAACCACGGAAGAATACACAACAGAAGAAAGCACAACAGAAGAATACACAACAGACGAGGACACAACAGAAGAAAGCACAACAGAAGAATACACAACAGAAGAAAGCACAGCAGAAGAATACACAACAGAAAAACAAACCACGGAAGAATACACAACAGAAGAATATACAACAGAAGAATACACAACAGAAGAATATACAACAGAAGAATACACAACAGAAAAACAAACCACGGAAGAATACACAACAGAAGAAAGCACAACAGAAGAATATACAACAGAAGAGGACACAACAGAAGAAAGCAATACAGAAGAATACACAACAGAAGAGGACACAACAGAAGAAGATACAACAGAAAAACTAACAACAGACGAAGACACAACCGAAGAAAACACAACCGAAGAAGACACAACAGAAGAAAACACAACAGAAGAAGGAACAACAGAAGAAGACACAACAGAAGAATGCACAACTGAAGAAGAAAGAACTGaaaaagcaacaacagaaaaatCAACAACAGAAGAGGACGCAACAGAAGAATACACAGCAGAAGAATACACAACAGAAGAAAGCACAACAGAAGAATACACAGCAGAAGAATACACAACAGAAGAAAGCACAACAGAAGAATACACAACAGAAAAACAAACCACGGAAGAATACACAACAGCAGAATATACAACAGAAGAATACACAACAGAAAAACAAACCACGGAAGAATACACAACAGAAGAAAGCACAACAGAAGAATACACAACAGACGAGGACACAACAGAAGAAAGCACAACAGAAGAATACACAACAGAAGAATACACAACAGAAGAATACACAACAGAAGAAAGCACAGCAGAAGAATACACAACAGAAAAACAAACCACGGAAGAATACACAACAGAAGAATATACAACAGAAGAATACACAACAGAAAAACAAACCACGGAAGAATACACAACAGAAGAAAGCACAACAGAAGAATATACAACAGAAGAGGACACAACAGAAGAAAGCAATACAGAAGAAAACACAACAGAAGAAGATGTAACAGAAAAACTAACAACAGACGAAGACATAACCGAAGAAAACACAACCGAAGAAGACACAACAGAAGAAGACACAACAGAAGAAGTAACAACAAAAGAAGACACAACAGAAGAATACATAACAGAAGAGGACACAACAGACAACCCATCAACAGAACAAGacacaacaaaagaaaacacaaccgaaaaagacacaACAGAAGAAGACACAACAGTAGACGACACAACAGAAGAAGATACAACAGAAAAACTAACAACAGACGAAGACACAACCGAAGAAAATACAACTGAAAAAGACACAAAAGAAGAAAACACTACAGATGAAGAAACATCAAAAGAAGACACAACAGAAGAATACATAACAGAAGAGGACACAACAGAAAACCCATCAACAGAAGAAGACACAACAGTAGAAGACACAACAGAAGAGAGCACAACAGAAGAATACACAGCCGAAGaagaaacaacagaaaaagAAACAACAGAAGAAGTCACACCAGAAAAACCAACAACAGAAAAACTAACAACAGACGAAGACACAACCGAAGAAGACACAACCGAAGAAGACACAACCGAAGAAGACACAACAGAAGAAGACACAACAGAAGAATACATAACAGAAGAAGACACAATAGAAAACCAAACAATAGAAAAGAGCACAATAGAAGAAGAAACAACAGAATACCCAACAGAAAATGACACAACTAGCGAAGATAGAACAGAAGAAGACATAACAGAAGAAGACATAACAGCAGAAGACACAACTGAAAAAGAAGATACAACAGAAGATTACACAACAGAAGAAGACGCAATAGAAGAAGACACAACAGAAGACGGCAGGATGGAAGAAGGACCAACAGAAAAAGCCAGTGAAGAAGAATACACAGCAgaggaaaacaaaacagaCGGAGACTCATCAGAGAAACCAAAATCAGAAAAAGACACATCGAAAGAAGAACCCAAAGAGTTACCCAAATCAGAAGAAGACTCATCGCAGGAAGCACCTGACGGGGCACCTTTCTTCGAAGAAGACATATCGAAGAAAGAACCCAACGAGACACCAAAATCAGAAGAAGAAAAATCgacagaaaaacaaaaagagaaaCCAAAATCAGAGGAAGACACATCGAAAGAAAAAGCCACAGAGACACCTAAATCAGAAGAACACACATCGCAGGAAGCACCTGACGGGGCACCTTTCTTCGAAGAACAAATATCGAAGGAAGAACCCAACGAGACACCAAAATCAGAAGAAGACAAATCGacagcaaaacaaaaagagaaaCCAAAATCAGAGGAAGACACATCGAAAGAAAAAGCCACAGAGACACCCAAATCAGAAGAACACACATCGCAGGAAGCACCTGACGGGGCACCTTTCTTCGAAGAACACATATCGAAGGAAGAACCCAACGAGACACCAAAATCAGAAGAAGACACATCGCAGGAAGCACCTGACGGGGCACCTTTCTTCGAAGAAGACATATCGAAGGAAGAACCCAACGAGACACCAAAATCAGAAGAAGAAAAATCgacagaaaaacaaaaagagaaaCCAAAATCAGAGGAAGACACATCGAAAGAAAAAGCCACAGACACACCCAAATCAGAAGAACACACATCGCAGGAAGCACCTGACGGGGCACCTTTCTTCGAAGAACACATATCGAAGGAAGAACCCAACGAGACACCAAAATCAGAAGAAGAAAAATCgacagaaaaacaaaaagagaaaCCAAAATCAGAGGAAGACACATCGAAAGAAAAAGCCACAGAGACACCCAAATCAGAAGAACACACATCGCAGGAAGAACTTGCATTGGGACCTAAATTGGCCGAATTCATATCGAAGGAAGAACCTGCAAAGAACCTTAAATCAGAAGAGCACACATCGAAGGAAGAATCCAAAGAGACACCCAAATCAGAAGAAGACACATCGCATGAAGAACTTTCATGGGGACCTAAATTAGCCGAATTCATATCGAAGGAAGAACCTGCAGAGAAACTTAAATCAGAAGAGCACACATCGAAGGAAGAATCCAAAGAGACACCCAAATCAGAAGAAGACACATCGCAGGAAGAACTTGCATGGGGACCTGAATTAGCCGAATTCATATCGAAGGAAGAACCTGCAGAGAAACTTAAATCGGAAGAACACACATGGAAGGAAGCCAACACCAATTACAAAATCTCAAATCAGAAGAAAAAAATTTGA